In the genome of Streptomyces aquilus, the window CGCCGCAGCGGCGGCGGACCGGCACGTCCGGCGCGCGGGAGTCCCCGAAGCGCACGCCCTGGAAGAAGCGGTACGACGGATCCGGCTGCTGGACGACCGGCACGGCGCGGACGGCCTGTACCGGCGCGCGGCGACACCGTTGCGCGCCGCCTACGCGCTGCTGGACGCCGGTGCGACCCGGCAGACCACCGCCGACCGGCTGCACTCGGGCGCCGGTGAACTCGCCATCTCGGTGGGCTGGCTGGCGCACGACTCGGGCCGGTTCGACGACGCGCGCTCGCACTACGCGGAGGCGCTCGCGACCGCGCGGATGACGGGTGACGCCGGTCTGGAGTCCCACGCCTTCTGCAACACGGCGTTCCTCGCGCGCGACGCGGGGCGGCCGCGGGAGGCGGTGCGGGCCGCGCAGGCCGCGCAGCGGGTCGGGCGGCCGCTCGGGTCCGCCCGGCTGATGTCGCTGCTCGCGCTGCGGGAGGCGGGCGGCTGGGCGGGGCTCGCCGACCGCGCCGGCTGCGAGCAGGCGCTGGCCCGGGCCCAGGCCCTGTACGAGCGAGGCCCCTCGGACGCCGACCCCGAGTGGATGAGCTTCTACGGCGAGGCCGAGCTGGAGGGCCTGGAGGCGCAGTGCTGGTCGACGCTGGGCGACTGGCCGCGGGCGGCACGGCACGCCCATCGGGCGGCGCAACTCCAGGATCCGCACTTCACGCGGAACATCGCGCTGTACACGGCCGAACTGGCCGACGACCTCGCGCGCGGGGGCCGTCCCGACGAGGCGGCCGCCGCCGGGATGCGGGTGCTGGATCTGCTGGGACAGGTCCAGTCGTCACGGATCCAGTCGATGCTGGCGGGAACCGCGCGCGTGCTGCTGCCGCACCGGCGGGCGTCGGGGGTGGGTACGTTCCTGGAACGGCACGCTTCCTGGCCGCGTACGGCGTAGGAGGCGGGCTAGCCCGCCAGGTGGCCCGTGTCGTTCCAGCTCTCGATCGCCGGCTCCCCGTACGCCCAGCCCAGCACCGACAGCGACGTCGGGTTCAGCCTGATCCGGGCGGCGAAGTCGAGCGGCAGGCCCAGCCAGCGCGCCCCTATGGAGCGCAGCATGTGGCCGTGGGCGAAGACCAGGACGTCCCGGTCCGCCTCGCGGGCCCATGCCACCACCTCGTCCGCGCGGGCGGTGACCTCCGCCAGGGTCTCGCCCCCGGGGACGCCGTCGCGCCAGATGAGCCAGCCGGGGTTCACGGCCTGGATCTCGTCCGGGGTCATGCCCTCGTACCCGCCGTAGTCCCACTCGACCAGCGTGTCCCATGTGCTGGCGCGCTCGCCGAACCCGGCGAGTTCGCAGGTCTCCCGCGCGCGTGCCAGCGGGCTGGTGCGCACCTCGACGCCCGGGAGGCCGTCCAGCGGCGGCCGGTGCAGGCGCTCGCCGAGGAGTTTGGCGCCACGCCGGCCCTCCTCCAGCAGCGGCACATCCGTCCTGCCCGTATGTTTGCCCGCCAGGGACCATGCGGTCTGGCCGTGCCGGGCGAGCAGGATGCGCGGTGCCATGAGATGAAGGACCTTTCGAGGAAAAAACCGGGCGGGCCGCACCCATCATCGCGCACCCTGTCCGGGGGCAACCCGTCGGTCGATCTCTGCGTCCTAGAGAGCCGGGGGCCCGCGCGCGAGGTCGAACACATACACCGTAAAGTGGTAAGACCGGGCAACCGGACGCCGCAACGAGAAGGGGGAGGCGATCGGATGCCGCACGCCGAGACACCGGGCAGCGAGACGGCCCCGAGTACCCGGCTGCGCTGGTGGACCGAGCTGCCGCTGATCCTCCTGGTGTACGCCTGCTACTCCGCGGGCCGGCTCCTGGCCCGAGGTGACGTCACGCACGCCGTGGACCACGGCCTGGCGATCCTGCGCGTGGAGAAGTTCCTCCACCTCAACGCCGAGCACCCGCTCAACCGGCTGTTCACCCGCGAGGCCTGGCTGGGCGTCCCGGCCGACTTCTGGTACGCGTCGCTGCACTACCTGGTCACCCCGGCGATCCTGATCTGGCTGTTCCGGTCGCACGCCGTGCGCTACCGCGCCGCCCGCACCTGGCTGATGACGTCCACGTTCATCGGTCTGATCGGCTTCACCCTGCTGCCCACCTGCCCGCCCCGCCTCCTCTCCCCGGGCCACGGCTTCGTCGACACCATGGCCCAGTACAGCTCGTACGGCTGGTGGGGCGGCGAGGCGAGCGCGCCCCGTGGCATGGGCGGCATGACGAACCAGTACGCGGCCATGCCGAGCCTGCACGTGGGCTGGGCGCTGTGGTGCGGGGTCATGCTGTGGCGGTACGGCGGGACGCGTATCACCAAGGCCGCCGGTGTCGCCTACCCGCTGATCACCATGATCGTGGTCATGGGCACCGCCAACCACTACTTCCTGGACGCCGTCGCGGGCGCCGCCGTCATGGGTGTCGGGCTGCTGCTGGCGCCGCTCGTGCTGCGGGCCGCGGACGGGGTGAAGGGGCGTGTGGCGACGGTTCTCACGCCTGCCACCGCGGGCACTGGGGCCGCACAGGCCTCAATTGTCAGTGACGGATGCCAGACTTCCGCGGGTGAGCGAATTCCACGGCAGCGCGAGTCACGGATCGGAGCGGGACCCGAGCCGAGTGCCGCCCCCACGGACGCGGGGGACGGCGCTCCGGCAGCAGCTCGCTGAGCTGCGCGGCCCCGACGTACCGGCCAAGGCGCTGGATGCCCGCGCCCTGGCCGCCCTCGCCGCCAACCCGGGATGCAGAAGGCGCGCGATCCTGGACGGCGCGGGGGTGAACAAGGCGACGCTGGCGAGTGCCCTGGGCTCCCCGTCGGCGTTCGGGCAGTCGCAGTTCGCGCTCACCCGGGGCAACGCCTTCGAGGCGAAGGTGAAGGCCGACGGCGGCGCCGAGCTGCTGCGGCTGGTGCACGAGAAGCTGGACCGTCACGCCGAGCCCCCCACCGACGCGCGCGTGCCCGACCTCACCGCGATCGGCCCCGAGGGCCGCACCGCCCGTACCGCGCTGGCCCTGCGCGAGGCGGCCGAGGCGTACGGCGCGTGGACGCTGCTCGATCACCCGATGCTCGCCCTCGACGTGGCGGGCTCCCCCGCCTTCCTGGAGCCGGACGCGGTGGTGGTGCATCCGGACGGCGGCTGGACGGTCGTGGAGATCAAGTCCTTCCCGATGCTGGACGGCTCCGCGGACCCGGCGAAGGTGGGCGCCGCGGCCCGCCAGGCGGCGGTCTACGTGCTGGCGCTGGAGGAGGTCGCCGCCCACATCACCGTGGCGGACGCCCCCGCCCCCGAGGTGTGCCACCAGGTCCTCCTCGTCTGCCCCAAGGACTTCTCCAACCTGCCCACCGCCTCCGCCGTCGACGTCCGCAAGCAGCGGGCGGTCACCGCCCGCCAGCTGGCCCGCCTCACCCGCATCCAGGACATCGCCGACACCCTCCCCGAGGGCACCTGCTTCGATCCCGCGCGGCCCGCCGAGGAGCTGACGGCCGCCGTCGAGTCGGTCCCGGCGACCTACGCGCCCGAGTGCCTGTCCGCCTGCGAGCTGGCCTTCCACTGCCGCGACCGCTCCCGCGCGGCGGGCGTGGTGACATCCCTGGGCCGGTCCGTGCGGGCCGAACTGGGCGCCCTGACCACGGTGCCGGACGTCCTGGCGGCCGCCCGCGGGGAGGCCGGCGACCCGGCCGATCCGACCGTCGCCGCCCTGCGCCGGGCCGCCGCCCTCCGCGCGGAGGCACTGGGAGCCGCCGCATGTCGCTGATCTCCACCCTCGCCCGCCTGGAAGCCGTCAGCACCGGCCGCGCCCAGCCGGCCGCGACCGTCCGGCACCGGCACCTCGCCGACCACCCCTTGGTCTTCGTCCCGCTCACCACCGCCGGTGAGGCCGGTGCCCCGCTCGGCGCGCTCGTCGGCACCGACCGGGACGCCCCGCGCCTGCTCGTCGTACCGCAGCCGCGCGACCGTGACCTCCGGTTCCAGTTCCTCGCGGAGCTGGCGGACGTCGTCCTGCCGTACGTGGACGCCTACGCCGAGGCCGTGGAGGCCGCCGAGCGCAACGAGACCGATCCGGAGACCGGCAAGCGGGTCAAGGTCGAGGTCGAGCTGTGCGCGGACGCCCCGCAGCTGATCGTGCCGAGCCGCGCGGGCATCGACTTCGTACGGCTGCTGGGGCGCTCCATGCGCTTTCGCCGTACGGCCGAGCAGGACCCGGAGGCCCCGCACCCGGCGCCCCCGCGCGTGCCGTTGCTGGGCCGGTGGCTGACCCACTTCGGCGAGCGGGCCCGCGTTCCCGGCTCCGCCCTGCTGCTCGCCGCGACCGAGCTGCTGTCCCGGCACTGGGCGACCGGCCAGTCCACCCTGGAGGACCAGCACCTGGGCGCGCTACTGGCCTGGATCGACCCCCCGGAGGGCCTGACCGGCGCCGAGGCGGCCCGCGCGGCCGAGCTCGCCCGGGACGCCAAGGGCCAGCTGCTGCACCCGCCGGCCGGTCCGGCCACCGACCCGGCGTTCGACAACAAGCTGCTCGCCCCCGCCATCGAGCGCTACGACCGCGCGCGTACGGCCCTGGCCGCCGCCGAGGACGGTCTGGAGGCGGACGACCGGCTCGGTGAACTCACCGCCGCCGAGCGCGCGATCAGGGACCTCGTCGAGAGCCGGACCCGTCCCACCTGGGACGCGGTGTGGCGCGGCCTGGACCTGCTGCGGGAGCTGCCCGAGGGCGCGCGCGTGGCGGAGCGCTGGACCCGCGACCGGTGGTCGTTCACGTCCCACCGCGACCGGATCACCGCGGGCGAGCCCCCGCAGCCGCGCCGCGACGACGCGGTGACCGCCGCCAACAAGCTCGCCACGCGCGAGCGCGAGCAGGCCCGGCTGGAGGCGCAGGAGGCCCTCGACGACCCGCTGGTGATGGCGGGGCGGCGGCTGTCCGGGGAGGCGTTCGCGGGCGAGGTCACGGATGTCGTCATGACGTACAGCGAGGGCAAGCGCCCCAGCCCGCGCCCGCTCGTCACGCTGCGCACGGACGACCGGCCGCATCTCGGGGAGCGCGTGAAGGTGTACCGCTCGCTGGGCGGGAAGCCACAGTCGGCCGAGTTCGTCGGCCACGACGACGACGGCGTCGTCCTGCGCATCCTCGACAAGATGGGCCGCGGCAAGGAACCCGAGCCGGGGTCGGTCCCCGAGAAGGGCGACCGGCTCTGTTTCACGCTCTTCGAGCACGAGCAGCGGGGCGGCGCGAAACTCCCCGACCCGGAGAACACCCCGTGGACGCACGGCGGGCCGCCCGGTGAGGCCCCCCATGAAGCCGCCGACCCGCTGACCGCGGAGGACGTCCTGTGACCACCGTCTCCGAGCTCTTCGACCCCGGCAGGGTGGCCGCCGCGGCCACCGACGCGATCCTCCGCGACACGCTGCACGGCGAGGCGCGCGGGGTCGTCGTCGACTCCCCGCCCGGCGCCGGCAAGTCCACGCTGGTCGTCCGCGCGGCCCTCGAACTGGCCGACGCGGGCCGCCCGCTGATGGTGGTGGCACAGACGAACGCCCAGGTCGACGACCTGGTGCTGCGGCTCGCCGAGAAGAACCCGGACCTCCCGGTCGGCCGCCTGCACAGCAGCGACACGGACGCGTACGACAAGGCGCTGGACGAGCTGCCGAACGTACGCAAGTCGGCGAAGGCGGCCGAGCTGACCGGGCTGCCGATCACGATCTCCACGGCCGCCAAGTGGGCGCACGTCAAGGTCGACGAGCCGTGGGAGCACGCGATCGTCGACGAGGCGTACCAGATGCGCTCGGACTCCCTGCTCGCCGTCGCGGGCCTGTTCCGGCGGGCGCTGTTCGTGGGCGACCCCGGCCAGCTGGACCCGTTCGCGATCGTGGGCAGCGAGCAGTGGGCGGGTCTGTCGTACGACCCCTCGGCATCCGCGGTCACGACCCTCCTCGCGCACAACCCGGAGCTCCCCCAGCACCGCCTCCCGGTGTCCTGGCGGCTCCCGGCCTCGGCCGCGCCCCTGGTCTCGGCCGCCTTCTACCCGTACACCCCGTTCCGCAGCGGCACCGACCACGGCGACCGCGCCCTGTCCTTCGCGATCCCCTCGGACGGCTCGGGCCCGGACCGGGTCATCGACGAGGCGGCGGAGTCCGGCTGGGGCCTGCTGGAGCTGCCCGCCCGGCACACCCCGCGCACCGACCCGGAGGCGGTGCGGGCGGTGGCGACGGTCGTCCGACGCCTGCTGGACCGGGGCGGCGCGGCGACCTCGGAACGCTCCCCGGACCCGTCCCCGCTCACCGCCGACCGCATCGCCGTCGGCACGGCCCACCGCGACCAGGCGGCGGCGATCCGCGCGGCCCTCACCGAGCTGGGCGTCACGGACGTCACCGTCGACACGGCGAACCGCCTCCAGGGCCGCGAGTACGACGTCACGGTCGTCCTGCACCCCCTGTCCGGCCGCCCCGACGCCACGGCGTTCCACCTGGAGACCGGCCGCCTCTGCGTCCTGGCCTCCCGCCACCGGCACGCGTGCATCGTGGTCTGCCGGGCGGGCGTGGGCGACCTCCTGGACGACTATCCGTCGACGGAGCCGGTACAGCTGGGGACGCTGGTGAAGTTCCCGGACGGGTGGGAGGCGAACCATGCGGTGCTGGCGCATCTGGCGGAGCACCGGGTGGTCTGGCAGCCATGACCCACGCCTCCCAGCCCACTCCGCACGCACCGTCGCCCACCCGCCGGGCGGAGCCCGGCACGCCGCCGGAGGCGGCCGATGAATGCAGCCCGGACGGGTGGGAGGCGAACCATGCGGTGCTGGCGCATCTGGCGGAGCACCGGGTGGGCTTCGAGCCCTGACCCTTACGGGGCCCTTGCGCGGGCGCGCGACAATGGACGATGGCCCGCTTCCCCTACGGAGGGGGCATCAGCGACGTACGAGGAGGAGAAGACATGGCGGAGCCCACGCCGCGTCGGAACGAACCGCGGCTACGCCCCGCGCCCCTGCTCTTCGAGCCCGCGCAGGCGGCCGCCGACCCGGAGCACTTCTTCGACCTGGAGTCCATCGACGACCCCAGGGCGCTGCTCGCCCGGGCGACGGAGCTGACGCATGCCTTCCGTGCGGCGACGGACCGTGCCGTGGAGTTCCAGGCGATCGCCGCGGCCCAGCTGGCCGACCCGCGCCGTTTCGACCGGCTGACGCCGGCGGACATCGCGGAGCGGGCCGAGTGGACCGAGGACTATGCCAAGAAGATGGTCGAGTTCGGGCGGGACCTGATGCGCGGGACCGCCGAGGGCGCCGAGGGCGAGGGGCTCCCCGGTCCGGCGTAGCCGCCGTGCCGCACCGGACTCGTTCTGGCATATGCCAGGCGGGCAAGATACCCCTTCCCACCCCCTCCTGTCCCGATTTCCGGCAACCCTCAGAGACGGAACGCTCACGCCCGGTACATCTGGATGCATGAGCGACACACGCATCGAGCCGTTCTCCGACCGTTCCGACGTCTGCGGGGTCACTGCGGACGGTGCGGCCTGGCTCGCCTCGGCAGGAACGTATCCGCGAAGCACGCTCGCCCTCTGGCGGGAGCGCCCGGACGCCCCGGTGGTGCTGCCGTGCGGCGCCTCGTTCGACGTCGTGAGCGCGCCCGCCATCTTCGGGCGCCGGATGCTCGACCGGTTATGGGGCGACGGGCCGGGCTCGGGGCCGGTGGCGATGTTCCGGGGCCGGATGCTGCTGTTCGCGGCGCCGGGCACCGCGTACCGGCTGCCGTCGCTGTTGCAGTGGGAGGAGTGCGGCCGCACGGGCGCGATCCCGCCACTGCTGTGCCACGGCAACGGCGACGCGGTGACGCTCCCCGCGCCCCTGCCGACCCGCACCACGCCGACCCCGTTCGACAGCCGCTGGCTGGTCGCCCCGGACACCCGTCACCCCTGGTTGCCGGGCCCCGAGATCCTGCTCTGGGCGGCCGTACGGGCGGCCCGCGCGGCCGTGCGGATATCGATTTTTCCTCCCGCCGATCAGGATGCTAAGGTCTACGACGTCAGCAGGCGCCGCTAGCTCAGTTGGTTAGAGCAGCTGACTCTTAATCAGCGGGTCCGGGGTTCGAGTCCCTGGCGGCGCACGTTGTCGATGGCGAGGCATGTTCGCGGAAAGCGCGAATCGGCCTCGCCATCGTTGTTTCTGCGCGGCCGCGCCGCGCGTCGCGGGGGCTCCGCCACCCGCACCCCCTTTCCCCGGCGTGCGGTGGCCGTAGGCCGACAGGTCACCCGGGCGTGATCTTCACCGTCCACGCCCCGGAGACCGTACGGCCCTCCACCTTCACCCGTACACCGTCCCCCGGCACCGTGAAGCTCTCGCCCAGGGCTACCGGGGCGTCCGCGAGGGGTGGGTAGACCGAGGCCTCCCAGCAGGCCTCGGTGTGCGGGTGGGCGTCGATGACCTGGATCGGGCCGCCGCCGGACGCGGCGCCGGCGCGTACCCGGTAGACCAGGACTCCTTCCTTGCAGGTCCCGGCGTCGTTGCCGGCCGGGCCGCGGGCCTCGAAGGCGAGGGCGGTCTCGGGGCCGGTGCGGACCACCGCCAGCTTGGTGCCGCGCCCCAGGCCGAAGGCCGAGCGGCCCACGACCGGCGCCCCCGGCCCCGCCCCCAGCGGTTCCAGCGTCAGCCGCGTCGGCTTGCCCACGCACGCCACCTGTCGCGACTCCAGCCACCCCAGCTTCCACTTGTGCCAGCCGAACAGGTCGG includes:
- a CDS encoding histidine phosphatase family protein, whose amino-acid sequence is MAPRILLARHGQTAWSLAGKHTGRTDVPLLEEGRRGAKLLGERLHRPPLDGLPGVEVRTSPLARARETCELAGFGERASTWDTLVEWDYGGYEGMTPDEIQAVNPGWLIWRDGVPGGETLAEVTARADEVVAWAREADRDVLVFAHGHMLRSIGARWLGLPLDFAARIRLNPTSLSVLGWAYGEPAIESWNDTGHLAG
- a CDS encoding phosphatase PAP2 family protein codes for the protein MKDLSRKKPGGPHPSSRTLSGGNPSVDLCVLESRGPAREVEHIHRKVVRPGNRTPQREGGGDRMPHAETPGSETAPSTRLRWWTELPLILLVYACYSAGRLLARGDVTHAVDHGLAILRVEKFLHLNAEHPLNRLFTREAWLGVPADFWYASLHYLVTPAILIWLFRSHAVRYRAARTWLMTSTFIGLIGFTLLPTCPPRLLSPGHGFVDTMAQYSSYGWWGGEASAPRGMGGMTNQYAAMPSLHVGWALWCGVMLWRYGGTRITKAAGVAYPLITMIVVMGTANHYFLDAVAGAAVMGVGLLLAPLVLRAADGVKGRVATVLTPATAGTGAAQASIVSDGCQTSAGERIPRQRESRIGAGPEPSAAPTDAGDGAPAAAR
- a CDS encoding AAA domain-containing protein codes for the protein MTTVSELFDPGRVAAAATDAILRDTLHGEARGVVVDSPPGAGKSTLVVRAALELADAGRPLMVVAQTNAQVDDLVLRLAEKNPDLPVGRLHSSDTDAYDKALDELPNVRKSAKAAELTGLPITISTAAKWAHVKVDEPWEHAIVDEAYQMRSDSLLAVAGLFRRALFVGDPGQLDPFAIVGSEQWAGLSYDPSASAVTTLLAHNPELPQHRLPVSWRLPASAAPLVSAAFYPYTPFRSGTDHGDRALSFAIPSDGSGPDRVIDEAAESGWGLLELPARHTPRTDPEAVRAVATVVRRLLDRGGAATSERSPDPSPLTADRIAVGTAHRDQAAAIRAALTELGVTDVTVDTANRLQGREYDVTVVLHPLSGRPDATAFHLETGRLCVLASRHRHACIVVCRAGVGDLLDDYPSTEPVQLGTLVKFPDGWEANHAVLAHLAEHRVVWQP
- a CDS encoding bifunctional DNA primase/polymerase, coding for MSDTRIEPFSDRSDVCGVTADGAAWLASAGTYPRSTLALWRERPDAPVVLPCGASFDVVSAPAIFGRRMLDRLWGDGPGSGPVAMFRGRMLLFAAPGTAYRLPSLLQWEECGRTGAIPPLLCHGNGDAVTLPAPLPTRTTPTPFDSRWLVAPDTRHPWLPGPEILLWAAVRAARAAVRISIFPPADQDAKVYDVSRRR